Sequence from the Bacillus mesophilus genome:
TTGCCATTAAATTTTATACAGAAGACGGTAACTGGGATTTAGTAGGAAACAACCTTAAAATCTTCTTTATCCGTGACCCGTTAAAATTCCCGGATATGGTTCATTCGTTTAAGCCTGACCCTGTCACTAACTTACAAGATCCAGAGCGTATGTTTGACTTCCTATGCCAAACACCAGAGTCTATGCATATGGTTACATTCCTATTTTCTCCGTGGGGAATTCCTGCCAATTATCGCGAGATGCAAGGGTCTGGAGTTCATGCGTATAAGTGGGTGAATGAAGAAGGAAAAGGTCACCTTGTAAAGTACCACTGGGAGCCAGTTCAAGGCATAAAAAACCTGAGTCAAAAGGATGCGGATCAAATTCAGTCGATGAATTTTAATCATGCTACTCAGGATCTATATGAGGCAATTGAACGTGGAGATTATCCAGAATGGGAGCTATATGTTCAGGTAATTGAAGATCACGAGCACCCTGACCTTGATTTTGATCCACTTGATCCTACCAAGCTTTGGTACAAAGATAAATTCCCGTGGCATAAGGTTGGAAAAATGGTCTTAAACAAAAATCCTGAAAACTACTTTGCAGAAGTAGAACAGGTTGCATTTGGTACAGGTGTACTTGTTGATGGGTTAGACTTTTCAGACGATAAATTACTACAAGGAAGAACCTTCTCTTATTCTGATACACAACGTCATCGTGTAGGCACTAATTATTTACAATTGCCAATTAATAAGCCTAAAAAGCATGTGGCAACTAACCAATCTGGTGGTCAGATGGATTATCGTACTGATTTTGGAAAAGAGCAGAATCCACATGTTAACTACGAGCCATCCCTAATGGGTGGATTGAAAGAAGCAAAAAATCCCGGTAAAGAGCATGAACCATATGTGGAAGGGAACCTTAAAAGAGAAAAGATTTCTCGTGAGAACAATTTTGGCCAGGCGGGAGAAACTTATAGACGTTTCAACGACTGGGAGCGCAGTGAGCTAATAAACAATCTAGTCAGTGCATTGTCCACCTGTCGCAAGGAAATTCAGGATCGAATGGTTGAGCACTTCACTCAATGTGATGAGGATTACGGACGACGTGTTGCCGAAGGATTAAAGAATGCAGGTACTGATAATAGGATGGATGAGGCAGTAACAAATGCAGAGCAAATGGGACATGCTTCAGATCCATATTAATATGTAGTGCCACACAAAGCTGAACTGAAATATGTTCAGCTTTTCATTTATACAGCTGTGTATGACAGGCTATTTATATAAAAAAGTAAAAAATAATGCAAAACAAAATGAAAATTGTACCAATTCCTCCCATAGCTGTTGCTTTTTGCTTCAGCATTCGTACGGGTGGATAGGCGCCTGTGGTTCTAGACGTAATATAATAATGGATCATCTTTGTGTAAAAGAAAATGCCAATAAGTCCGCAGCAAATCATTAAGCCAACTAGCATATCTCTCCTCCCCTTTACTTCATGTTTATGCAAAAATGTTAAGTTATATGAGGTGTTTCACTCCTCTTATAAAAGGGTAATAAAATAAATGAAGGAATATAAGCGAAAATGTCGAATAAAGTAAAAAAATATTAAGTTACTATAGATATTGGAGTGATGTAGTAAATGAAAGGGAATACATTTTTTTTAGGAGTTGTCGTTGGAGGCATAATTGGTGGTGTTACGATGTTGTTATCTACACCTAAATCTGGTATCCAATTACGAGCATCTATAAAAGAGAATAGTCAGGATCTTTCTGAAAAACTTAATAACTTAAAACTCGAAACAAAAGGATTCCTTCAATTAATTGAACAATCAACAAAAGATGGAAAAGAAGTAGTTAAAGAATTCACTGAAGATGTACAAAGCACCATAGCATCTTGGAAGAAAGAAATTGCACCACACCAAATAAATATTCATAATGAAATAAAAGAAATTGAGGAAACACTTAGTCAACTGGAATCAGCACTTGAATCAAGCCGTCAAAAAGCTCTAAATTAGAGCTTTTTGACGGCTGTTTTTTGAACCGTCTACCATTCAATTTACTAACATAGTAAATTTGTTATAACTAAATTCCCATGCAAAATAGTTGATTTTACAAAATAAATATATTTTTTTAACATTTTATGAAAACCTTTTCTTTATTATTTAATAGTTTATTGGCATAATAGAATTATAATTCTAGCAACAGAAAATGCTACGTAAGTAGGTGATTAATATGATTAACAATACAAGTGAGTTTTCCATGAAAGAAGCATTAATCTACAGTCAACGAGTTGCACAACTTAGCAAAGCACTATGGAAGACAATTGAAAAAGATTGGCAGCAATGGATTAAGCCATATGACCTAAATATTAACGAGCACCATATTCTATGGATTGCTTACCATTTAAAAGGGGCATCAATCTCAGAAATTGCAAAGTTCGGAGTCATGCACGTATCTACTGCCTTTAATTTTTCCAAGAAGCTTGAGGATCGTGGATATTTAGTGTTTTCTAAGAAAGAAGAAGATAAACGAAATACGTATGTAGAGTTAACTGATTCCGGAGAATTACTATTGTTAGACCTAATGGAAAATTATCGTCCCTCTACTTACTCTGTGTTTGGTGGTTCTCTTCCACTGAAAGAAGTATACGGTAAATTCCCTGAATTTCTAGATCTTGTGAGCATCATTCGCAAAATTTATGGAGATGAATTTTTAGATATCTTCGAAAGATCTATTGAAAATATTGAAAATGACTTTATTGAGGTTGACGGTAAGTTATACAAACGGGTAGATTAACTACTCTTTGAATGCTGTTCAATGATTGTATGTTTTAAAATCAGCATGAGTGGTTGATACAATTGTTCTTTATGAAGCGCTTCAATAGTTTCTAGTGGCGAAAGTTTTTCATTTAATCTTCCAATAAAATCCTGCAAAAGCGGAGTAAAGCCTACAAAGCCCTCTGCTTTTTGGTTTTTATATTCAACTGTAAGTTCCTCACATAAATAAAATAATTCTTCTACCTCTTCTTCACTTAACTTTCTTTTCATCACCAAATGATGTAAGGGCCAGCTCTCTAAATCAACGAGCTCCAGCATAAGTTTCTGATAGTACTCTAACCGTTCTATACGTTTCTCAATTGTTTCCAAATGTCTTCCTCCTTCTCACTACCCCTTGATAAAAAAGATGCTTAAATATCTATTGACCTTTACCAACAAACCGAGTAAAGTATCAATGGTAAACAGTTACTTATAACTTCGAGGTGAATCGTCATGACCTGTTGGAAAACCATTAATCTATCAAAAGATTACGGGTTCCATCGTTTGTTTTTTCTTTCTTTTTTAATCGCTATTATGGCTTTCATTGTCTTGTTTTTATCTCTTCAATTATTTTTTCACTCAAAACCGTTAGAGGATAGTGGCTTACTATATGTGATGTTAGTAGCCTTATTACTTGTCCCAGGCCATCAAATGATCCATATCATCGCTCTTAAAATGGTAGGTAAAAAGGTTAAAACTAAAATTAAAAGAAGAGGATTATTTCCTATTATAACCATAAAGCATTGTGAATTATTATCTAAACCATTAGCATTATTGACAATCCTTGCACCTATTATGTTTTTCTCAATTATTTTACTAACTTTTAGTATCCTGTATCCAGCTTATATTCATTATGTCTCTATATTGGTTGCGATTAATATTGGCATATGCGTTTCTGATTTATTGTACAGCTACCAGATCCTAAAAGCTCCCCGTAAATGTATGCTAGAAGAAAACAATGGTGGATACGATATTATTGTTCATGAACAGGATTGACGAACTAGACTACAATATGTAGTCTAGTTTTTTTTACCTCGTCAAAAGAAATTCTAATTGATCTTTCTCTAAATCAAACGATTTAACAGTTAACTGCATCCCTTTTTCTAATTTAATATCTCTAACATTAACAATAATTTCATGTTGATCAGGTCGAACATTTACCCAGTCTGGAAATACAACTTGTTCTGCAATTAGGCCTAGAACAAGTTCACCTGGTAATTGTAGCCTTCCTAGGCTAATTTCCCGTTCCTTAAGAGTTAACCCTCCCGTTTCGTTTACGACAGGATGAAACGTCATTTGAAAGGGTATTTCACGATTAAAAACAATAAGGTTCCCTCTTAAATAAATAAAATCCTCAAGAATTACCTCGTAATTAATGTTCTTCACAGACGTCTTATCTATTTCTCCTAATTCTTCTTGAATCCAAGTATTGATTGCCTTTTTAGAGGTCGAAAGTGTAAAAAAAGGTTCACCTTTTTCTTCTAATTCTTCAGGGTTCACAGTAATGGATGGTTCTGTAAGCAATAAACGAATTACTATTACAAGAATAACACCTAACATAATTAGAACCGTGCTCAACAATACGAAAAATGCGCGTTTCCAATTTTGAATTCCCCTCATTGTCATGTCACCTCATTTTTAACATATCTTGTATATATATAATTTAAAAAAATCTTTCTTAAATAATTTAACACTCTTTTCTGGAATATCTTTGGATTATATGTAAAAATGACTTGTAGGTCTTAGCAATCTAGTTTAAAACCAACTGAGATTTTTCACTTTGTTAAAATACAATGTTGTTTTACAGCAAGGGGGATTTCTGGTACATCACGCGAGTGTTCCGGTATGAAATTCACAAAATAATGGTAATCCTGATTCATCAAATAATACTGAAAGGTGATTTCATGATACTGATTATTCACGAAAACTTTTCATATCATGCAGTATACCTCATACATACAATTGCTTAACCGTCCAAAACAGCAAAAATTTCATGTTTTCATGTTACTATAATTATCTTATACTATAAAAAGGGGGGGCTCAAATATGATCATTCTATATATACCATTGGCTGTATTGATCCTTTACTTCATAAACAGCTTAACAAATGCATTATGTATTCAGAAAGAAATACCTGAGGAGCGCCAACCAAAAGTCTTCCGTACAATCAATATTTTGATTACAATCTTACTTATATCATCTTTTGTTGAGGTTACCTTTACATAAGAAAAACGAATCATGAAGACGGGCGGTGTAGAATCGCTCATAGAAAAATTAATAACCTATATAAATTTTTCAGGTTGTCCAATGCGATTTTAAAGAACAAAAGGCGCAGGCGCCCCGTTTAGCCCCGACAAGCAAATGTTCCTGGAAGAAAAAAAGGGTGCTCTTCCCTTTTATTCTTCCAGGGTTAGTTGACCTAGGAAAAAGTGTACTTTCTTTTTCCCTCGAGGTAGGATGAAATTGCAAAGATCATCGCAATTTCATCTTGGCTGGGTGCTGGAGCTGGATTACTATGCACCAGCCATATTGATCCACAAATGATAAATTTTATAATTTCTTAAACAAAGAAAAAAGTGGTGAATTTCACCACTTTTTTATATTACATCCAAGAAGCACCGATGATGATTAATAAAATAAATAACACAACGATTAACGCGAAACTTGAACCATATCCGTGTGACATAATACATTCCTCCCAGTTTTTTATATTTGTGTGATGGTAATTGTAAGGCAGAGATTAACTCTGCCTTTTTAGTTCTTTAGTTCTTAGAACCAAGAAGCACCAACGATAATTAAAAGAATAAACAACACTACGATCAACGCGAATCCTGCACCATATCCGTGGCTCATGAGAACACCTCCTTTAACGAAAGGCTAAAATATCATATGCAACTATCAGTAAAAACGAATAGGCGTTTATCATACATTTAAGTGATTATTTTAATTTAGTATCCAACGTAAGCTGAACCTACGATGATTAGTAAAATGAATAGCACGACGATTAGCGCAAATCCACCTGTATATGCGTGACTCATTCAAATTACCTCCTTTTGTCGGTTTAGTTGTTCTTTTGTTTCTAGCCCCCAAAGAATTCTTTATTTCTTTAGGTTTACTACATACTATACAGATTCTCGTTTTTTGACTAAACGAATGTCCCGGTTTTGTATAAAAATAGGCATTTTACTTATAAAAAGTATTTGGTTAGCTCTGAGAAGTTAAAAACACTGGTGTTTTTAACAAGGGTGATTGATTTCCTTCTAATCAATCGGTTTATAAACATTGTTTATCTATAAAATAACTTTCTGTATTCTATAGAAAAACGAAAAACCAACAACATTGTGAACTGAGCTTTTCTTTAGTAAATTATGGTATAGTAATGGATGTAGGTTTTTTGGACATACTGATTGAAGGAAACCTATCCAGAATTCTACAAACTTTTCAATTTATAGGAGTGTTAAACATGAAGAAATACCTACTTGTGCTAATGATCTCAATTGGAATTTTAGCCCTTGCTGCATGTACTAATAATGCAGAAACGACGACAGATGATTCAGAGGTTGTAGTCGAATCAGAAGCTGGGTCTATAACTAAAGATGAATTATATGAAGCAATGAAAGAAAGATACGGGGAGCAGGTTCTTCGTGAGCTTGTATACGGTAAAGTATTAAGTGAGAAATATGAAGTAACAGATGAAGAAGTTCAAAAAGAAGTTGATACTTTAAAAGAGCAATATGGAGATCAATTTCCTATGTTGCTTCAGCAAAGTGGCTTTAAGTCTGAGGAGCAGTTAAAGCAAACCATGAAAGTTGGTTTGTTACAGGAAAAGTTAGCCATGAAGGACATTGAAGTAACAGATGAAGAAATTCAAGAGCATTATGATGCGTTAAAACCGGAAATTCAGGCTAGTCATATTTTAGTTGCAGATGAGGAAACAGCAAAAGAAGTAAAACAAAAGTTAGATGAAGGTGCAGCCTTTGAAAAATTAGTTGAAGAATACTCAACTGATGCTGGTACTGTTCCTGCTGGCGGTGACCTAGGTTTCTTTGGAACTGGAGTTATGGATCCTGCCTTTGAAGAAGCGGCATATGCATTAGAAGTGGGAGAGATTAGTGGACCTGTACAATCTCAATTTGGCTTCCATATCATTAAGCTAACTGATAAGAAGCAACTTGATCCACTTGAGGACATGAGAGAAACAATTGTGGAAGATCTAGGACGTGCTAAGGTAGACTTCACACAAGTAGAAGCGATGGTTCTTCAGGAATTAGAGGAAGCAAACGTTGAAGTAAAAGATGAAGATTTAAAAAATATGTTTGAACCTGCAAAGGAATAAGAAAAGAAGGTGTCAATGACACCTTCTTTTTTTTACGACTTTCTAATGAGCAACTGTTGTATTTCCTTTAACTGGTGTATTGTCTTCTTCTGTTTGTTGCTTTCGCTTTTCTCTTTCGTATTTAATTCTCTCAATAAACACTTGACCTTCGCGTTCAATGTAAAATTGTTGCATCTTTCTCTCTTTTTTACCAGTTTGTACCATCATAACCCCACTACCTACAATGCCTGCTACGAGTAAATAAATCCACCATGGAAGAGTAATCATATTTTATCCCCTTTCAAGACAAGCTCTGATTACGAACAATATATGAAGTTCCATAGCTATTTATGACTCATTGTTTAGTTATGAAAAGTAGGTTTGTAGAAAGAACGGTTATCTAATGCAAATACCCGATCAGAGAATTCACCAGGTTTAACACGTTCTAAGGCACGATCTAGCATGTTCATCTTTGCATCTAAGTTGTCGATATAATGAAGCATCTCCGCTTCCTTAATTAAAGGTGGCTTAGGGCTGCCCCATTCTGCTTTGCCATGGTGAGATAACACAATGTGCTGAAGTACCGTGACCTCTTCTGATTCAATTCCCAGTTCTTCAGCAGCTTTACCGATTTCATTGACCATGATTGTAATATGCCCTAATAAATTCCCCTCCACCGTATAGACAGTTGAAACAGGGCCTGACAGTTCAATCACTTTACCTAAGTCATGCAAAATCACACCTGAATATAATAAATCACGATCCAGTGAAGGATACAGCGATGAAATGGCCTTTGCTAAATCAAGCATGGAAACAACATGATATGCTAATCCTGAAATAAATTCATGGTGATTTTTAGTGGCTGCTGGATATTCAAGGAAAGACTGTTGATACTTCTTTACAAGATGTCGAGTAATTCTTTGGATGTTAGGATTCTTCAACTCAAAGATGTATTGTGTAATCTTAGACATCATCTCGTCTTTAGCTAAAGGTGCTACCTCCAAGAAATCATCAATTGAAACAGAATCAGTATGATTTACTGGACGGATATTTCTAATTTTAAGTTGATTTCTACCTCTATAGCTGTGTACATCCCCATATACCTTTACAATCGATTGTGCGTTAAACTCACTTTCGTGCTCAGGACTGCAATCCCAAAGCTTAGCCTCTATTTCCCCTGTTTGGTCTTGAAAGATTAGGGTTAGAAATGGCTTTCCATTACTAGCAATCCCTTTTGTGCTCGATTTTATAAGTAAATAGATGTCTACTTGTTCTCCAACTTCAAAATGAACAATTCCTTTTGCCATGTTCATCCCCCTATTAAAAAACTCTTAAATTATTTTATAACTTCATTATATCATACTAGAAATCATCTATTAGTAGGCTTTATTTGCTAATTGTTCATGCAAATTGGTCAACCCATATGGTTTAAGATTTAACCCTTCTAATGCCTGTTGATGACAGGTAAAGAATATAATTTGACGCTCTTTAGATAATTGTTTTAGCACCTCCATTGTGATTTCATACCTTGATTGGTCAAAATTAACAAAACTATCATCTATAATAATTGGAAAGGTGATTAAAGATTGATAATAAGTAGCCAATGCTAGTCTCATTGAAAGGTAAAGTTGTTCAGATGTAGCCTGACTCAATTCATTTGGCGAAAATCTCATTCCATCTCTTCTCTCAACCATAATAGCATGAGTTTCAGCTTCCAAAAACAAGCGAGAATATCCTCTTTTAGTAAATGTTTGAAAGAACTGTTCAGCCTTTTCTAACACCTGTGGAAGACGTACCACCCGGTAGTAATCCTTTGTCTGCTGAAGCACATCTTTAGCAATAGCGAGTTTTGCCCATGTCTTTGCCTTGTCTTGTAACTGAGCCTTTTTTACTTCTAACTGTTGAAGCAAAGATGAGTATACTCCAGCTTGCTCGATTTGTTTCTTTTGCAATTTTATACTAGCAAACTTTGACAACAGCTCCTTTTCTTGCTGAAGTGTAGCTTCATACTTTGCATTCAAGGTTTCCTTTTGTTCTAGATGTTCAAATAGAAGATCAGTCTGGTCTGTAAATTCCTGTAGCCATTCTTCGTTATTCTGAAGTAGAATCATTGTGTTCTCATTGATTCTTTGCATTCGTGTTTCTAGCTCGTTCCACTTCTCATTTAGAATGGCCTTCTCTCTAAACTCTTCTTCGGTGTCAACATTTGCAGAAGTATATAATATGGTAATCTGGCATTTATAATAATTTGCTTCATTCTCTATTTGTCTTAGAGATTCTACCAACTCTTTTTGATGTTCTTCAATTATGTCTCTTACTCTCTTCTTTCTATTTGCCTCTTCTAGTTCTTCAATAAGCTGTTGTGGTGTTATAGTATTAAACGCTATTGATCGCCCTAGACCTTGGAGAAGCTGCTCGAAACAGTTCTTATGTTCAAAAATCTCGTTTTCTAACTGTGATTTCTCATCAATATGTTTTTGACTCTCTTCCATCAAACTAACTAGCCGCTCTAGCTGATCATAAAATTCTAATAACATTGAGTAAGAATACTGTTCCGGAATTTTTAGGTTAGTTTTTAACTGATCAAGCTGACTAGTAATGATAAAAAGAGACTGCTCCCACTTTTCAAACTTTTGTATAGTTGTTTCGTATTCCATCTCAAGCTGTTGAAGTCGTAAATTGTCCTTGTGGAGAGCAAGCTGAATTTGTTCGTCCTTAGCTAATAACTGTTCAGCCTCTATCCAGTTTGAAGAATTTGAATCGTCATCACCTGATTCTCGCAACTCCTCTTCCAATTCTCGTAATTCTTCTTTTAATAGTAGTAGAGATTCAGTATTAATCAGTTTCTTACTCAATATGGAACCACCAAACCATACCATCATTCCAGATAATAGAAAGAGTATGCCAGCAACCATCTGTTCTGAAATCGTCTGCCAAATCCCATAGACAATGAGGAAGATCGAAAAAGGAAGTAGAAAGGAATACTTGATTGAGTTAGCATTTTTAATAAGACGTTCTTGTCCACTAATTTGCTTTTTCACTCTCTCATATCTAGATTTACTAGAATGAAGGCTATTTTTCAAGATCTGTTCATTTGCTTTCATATTAACCACAGAGGTTAACTCTTCTCTCTTCTCGGCACTTAAAAGCTGGACACGATAGTGACGAACACCATTTTCAGCTGTGACTATATTTTCTTGTATTTGCTCCTGCTGTTGTTGTAGTATTTCTTTTTTGTTTTGAAGAGCCATGTACTTTGATAATAATTCTTTCAAATCATTTTTTACTGATAGTGAAAGATTTATCTCATCTAGCTCCAAGTCAGTGAGGTTAACTCCTAATGTTTTTTTAATTTTTGCTGCTTGATCTTCTAGCATTTCTATTTTAGAAGCTATGTTAAGAAGTGATTCCTGCTTCATTATAACCCTTGCATCTTTTTGAACAATTGCTTTTACTTCACTTTCCCTATTAATTAACTCTTCATCTATGGAAAGGCTTTTGAGTTTTTTTTGATTTTCTTCAAATTTCACTTTTAGCCCACTAATTCTTGCTTCAATAGGTAGTAAATTTTGAAGAAGATTTTCCAATCTAGTTATTCCATTTACTGGTATAACTGGTTTCAAACCAAGTTCTTCTCTTTGAACAGATATTGAAATTCGTTCATTATTGAAAGGAATATATTGCTCAAAAATATCCAGCTTTTTTATTAGTAATCCAAGGTTATGCAGCTCGTTTTGAATGTCTATATAATCGGCTTCTAGTTGTGCTTCTTCTGATAGTAATGTTTGATATTCCAAGACCTGTGATTTTGCTGAATGAACCTGTTGTGCGAGCTTCGCTGTGAGATCAAGATCTTGGTTAAGCTCTGGCTTCTTACCACTTGGCTTAAAAATTTGCTCCATTTCCTTCAAAAGTTTCTTTTCTAGTTCGATAATCTGATCACTACCGAGGATGCTTGTAGATAGCAGGTATTGACTAAGTTCATCGCCATTTATAGATTGGATATCCTGTAGCCCCTGCAAGCAAAAGGAGAAAATAGAAGTAAACAACTTTCTATTCATACCATTTAATAGCTTATGTAGTTCCACTTCTCCTCCAACTGTACCGTCCTCGAAGTAAACCGTTATTTCGCCCGCTGCTTTGCCTGCTAAACGCTCAATCGTTAATTGTCCATACTGAGCAGAATAAATGGTCATTTTCCCACCATATTTCAGTCCTGTTCTAGGCTCATAACGATTCTCATGCTGATTCCTTAATGGAAAGCCAAATAAGATACTATGCATAAAGGACATAATGGTCGATTTTCCCGCTTCATTCTCACCGTAAAAAGCGTGTAAAGAGTCAGTCAGTTGTATCTCCTGATCGACCATCTTTCCGTAACCGTATATGTGCAGCTTTTGGATGATCATTTCATCACCTCCATTTTACTTAGATCTAAGTAGTTCATGTAAAATCCAGCTCTCCGCCTCAGCTTTAATAATATCTATTTCTTGATCATTCAGAGCTGCTAGGAAACGTCTGCCTTCTTTGTGCTTATATAATGGTGCTAATGCCTCATCAAAGTTATTGTAATCCTCAAAATGTTGCAGTAGATCTCCAAGAAAATGAAGCTCACCCTTTAACGTTTCCTTATCTTTCATAACATCTATTTTAAAATCAAGGGAGTTAACCCAGATAAAGTCTGTTCGAGTTGCTTCCCCTTCATTAAGAATTTCCAGCACATCTTCCGTAACTCCGTGCTGATAAATGATGGTCGAGAGTTCACTATTTCCGTAAATCTCTAGCTGAAGAATTACTGCTTGCTGAGCCTTTCTATATTCCTCTAACTCTGTTTTACATTTATGTATAAGATCATCTATGGTTTGGATATCACTTGCAGTAATCTTCAAATGTTCCCACAAAATATCACATGTTGCTACAAAAGAGTAGCTGGTTCCTAATTCGCTCATTGATACATACATACAGCCTTTTTCTCCAGCTTCCTTTCGATGACGACCTTGGATATTACCTGGATAGATAACCGGTGGCTCAGTTTGTAGAATCTGCCTAGAGTGGATATGCCCTAATGCCCAATAATCAAAGCCTTTATTGTTTAAGTCAGATAGTATAAACGGTGCGTAAGGATTATGATCTGTATTAGAGGATATCGTCCCATGTAAAATGGCGATATGATAGCCTTCCTTTGTTTCTTTCTCATATTGAATGGCCTTGTTTTCCGTTACTGCCTTGTCCAAATAACTAAAACCATAGAGAGTAGCCACTTGCTCTCCTTCTCTTATATAGGGCTTGGCTTCTATGTTTTCATTAAAAAAATGAGCATTAGATGGCCACTCAAGCTTAATCCAGTCTCCGTTCAATGGATCGTGGTTTCCATGTATAATATATGCGGCAATTCCCTCTTGCTCTAAACGTGAAAGTTCGGTTCGTAAACGAATTTGAGCCCTCAAGCTTCTCTGTTCAGAATCAAAGAGATCACCTGCTAGAATAATAAAATCTACCTTCTTTTTTATTGCAAGATTGATAATCCGTTCTAAGGAAATAAAGGTACTTTCCTGAACTCTATTAAGTAAAGATTCCGGTAGATGTTTAAGTCCAATATACGGGCTATCCAGGTGTAAATCTGCTGCATGAAGAAACGTAATTGGCTTCATACTTTTCACTTCCCTCTTTCTAAGTACCCATATTGTACCATCTTCTAAATGCGAATGCACGTTCTTATCACGCTGTGAAATTAATAAAAAAAGAGATTGGCAAACGCCAACCCATAACAAATACAATTTTCTATATTTCTTTTGTCATAAATACACTGTTAGGATCTTCTACATAGTCAGAAAATGGCTTACAATACTCGAAACCAAAACTAGCATAAAGCTTCCTTGCTGGTTCAAATGCAACCATAGAACCTGTTTCTAGACTTAATCGTTTATAATCTCTTCTTATTGCTTCCTCTATAATATAATGAAGCATCTTTCTTGCGACACCTTTTCTAAGATGTTTGGACGATGTTTTCATCGACTTTATTTCTCCATGATGAGGATCTAGTTCTTTAATGGCT
This genomic interval carries:
- a CDS encoding metallophosphoesterase family protein produces the protein MKPITFLHAADLHLDSPYIGLKHLPESLLNRVQESTFISLERIINLAIKKKVDFIILAGDLFDSEQRSLRAQIRLRTELSRLEQEGIAAYIIHGNHDPLNGDWIKLEWPSNAHFFNENIEAKPYIREGEQVATLYGFSYLDKAVTENKAIQYEKETKEGYHIAILHGTISSNTDHNPYAPFILSDLNNKGFDYWALGHIHSRQILQTEPPVIYPGNIQGRHRKEAGEKGCMYVSMSELGTSYSFVATCDILWEHLKITASDIQTIDDLIHKCKTELEEYRKAQQAVILQLEIYGNSELSTIIYQHGVTEDVLEILNEGEATRTDFIWVNSLDFKIDVMKDKETLKGELHFLGDLLQHFEDYNNFDEALAPLYKHKEGRRFLAALNDQEIDIIKAEAESWILHELLRSK
- a CDS encoding GNAT family N-acetyltransferase; the protein is MEIKIDDLTSPEVAELVMDHLWSMAQLSPPESTHALNLDGLRKPEVTFWSVWEGEELVGCGAIKELDPHHGEIKSMKTSSKHLRKGVARKMLHYIIEEAIRRDYKRLSLETGSMVAFEPARKLYASFGFEYCKPFSDYVEDPNSVFMTKEI
- a CDS encoding ATP-binding protein; its protein translation is MIIQKLHIYGYGKMVDQEIQLTDSLHAFYGENEAGKSTIMSFMHSILFGFPLRNQHENRYEPRTGLKYGGKMTIYSAQYGQLTIERLAGKAAGEITVYFEDGTVGGEVELHKLLNGMNRKLFTSIFSFCLQGLQDIQSINGDELSQYLLSTSILGSDQIIELEKKLLKEMEQIFKPSGKKPELNQDLDLTAKLAQQVHSAKSQVLEYQTLLSEEAQLEADYIDIQNELHNLGLLIKKLDIFEQYIPFNNERISISVQREELGLKPVIPVNGITRLENLLQNLLPIEARISGLKVKFEENQKKLKSLSIDEELINRESEVKAIVQKDARVIMKQESLLNIASKIEMLEDQAAKIKKTLGVNLTDLELDEINLSLSVKNDLKELLSKYMALQNKKEILQQQQEQIQENIVTAENGVRHYRVQLLSAEKREELTSVVNMKANEQILKNSLHSSKSRYERVKKQISGQERLIKNANSIKYSFLLPFSIFLIVYGIWQTISEQMVAGILFLLSGMMVWFGGSILSKKLINTESLLLLKEELRELEEELRESGDDDSNSSNWIEAEQLLAKDEQIQLALHKDNLRLQQLEMEYETTIQKFEKWEQSLFIITSQLDQLKTNLKIPEQYSYSMLLEFYDQLERLVSLMEESQKHIDEKSQLENEIFEHKNCFEQLLQGLGRSIAFNTITPQQLIEELEEANRKKRVRDIIEEHQKELVESLRQIENEANYYKCQITILYTSANVDTEEEFREKAILNEKWNELETRMQRINENTMILLQNNEEWLQEFTDQTDLLFEHLEQKETLNAKYEATLQQEKELLSKFASIKLQKKQIEQAGVYSSLLQQLEVKKAQLQDKAKTWAKLAIAKDVLQQTKDYYRVVRLPQVLEKAEQFFQTFTKRGYSRLFLEAETHAIMVERRDGMRFSPNELSQATSEQLYLSMRLALATYYQSLITFPIIIDDSFVNFDQSRYEITMEVLKQLSKERQIIFFTCHQQALEGLNLKPYGLTNLHEQLANKAY